A window of Amycolatopsis australiensis contains these coding sequences:
- a CDS encoding ESX secretion-associated protein EspG: protein MLSVREFDVLWESLDLPRRHVAIDVPSEGTTRTERQELVESAWASLGERRLARNRRVSGEVADLLHLLARPRFGVDVWVWAEREIRGRAVSAGSQAVLAVVDHGEVWLIPATDDGLPEAAVSVAGELGPGIGQTVSIPYEVLRSADAAAKGDAKALVTALEDRGVALFQAQELSGMLLGQEARGQFGAERVGRDGVVHRAGRVVAFFDTDAGRYLFQVAKDREGREWATVTPADNTLLATRIRELMAEA, encoded by the coding sequence ATGCTTTCGGTGCGTGAGTTCGACGTGCTCTGGGAGTCGCTGGACCTGCCCCGCCGGCACGTCGCGATCGACGTGCCGAGCGAGGGCACCACGCGCACCGAGCGGCAGGAGCTGGTGGAGTCGGCCTGGGCGTCGCTGGGCGAGCGGCGGCTGGCCCGCAACCGCCGGGTGTCCGGCGAGGTGGCCGACCTGCTGCACCTGCTGGCCCGGCCGCGGTTCGGGGTGGACGTGTGGGTGTGGGCCGAACGCGAGATCCGCGGCCGCGCGGTGAGCGCCGGTAGCCAGGCGGTGCTGGCGGTGGTGGACCACGGCGAGGTCTGGCTGATCCCGGCCACGGACGACGGCCTCCCGGAGGCGGCGGTCTCGGTGGCGGGCGAGCTGGGCCCGGGCATCGGCCAGACGGTGAGCATCCCGTACGAAGTCCTCCGTTCGGCGGACGCGGCGGCGAAGGGCGACGCGAAGGCGCTGGTGACGGCGCTGGAGGACCGGGGCGTGGCGTTGTTCCAGGCCCAGGAGCTGTCGGGGATGCTGCTGGGCCAGGAAGCCCGCGGCCAGTTCGGCGCGGAACGCGTCGGCCGCGACGGAGTGGTCCACCGGGCGGGCCGCGTGGTGGCCTTCTTCGACACGGACGCGGGAAGGTACCTGTTCCAGGTGGCGAAGGACCGCGAAGGCCGCGAGTGGGCGACGGTCACCCCGGCGGACAACACCCTGCTGGCGACGAGGATCCGCGAGCTGATGGCGGAGGCCTGA